AGTGAAATAGGAACTGACTTTCTGGCCTCTATTGAAGAAGCCAATGTAGGTTTGGTAGGAGTTGGATGGTACGCTGAGAGTGCCAGAAATTACTTCTTTACTGATAAAAAAGTAACAAAAGTAGCCGATATGAAAGGTCTTAAGCTGAGAGTTCCTCCTTCCAACATGTATATGGAAACAACTCAGGCCTTCGGGGCGAACCCTACTCCCATTGCCTATAGCGAACTGTACAGTGCCCTACAGACAGGAGTTGTAGACGGTGCAGAAAATCCCCTATCAGGTTATTCTGCCAATAAGTTTAATGAAGTAGCCGGTTACTACACTTTTGACGGTCATGAGCTTTCTCCCAGTATCATGCTTTTCAGTCAGGTGAAATGGGAAAAACTCTCTGCCGCAGACCAGCAAATTGTTAATGAAACATGGAATGAAACAGAAGCCTATATAAGAGTTATTACTGAAGAAGTTGATAAAAAAGTAATATCAGACCTGACTGCTCAGGGCATCCAGTTCTACGAAGTAGATGATAAACAGGAATGGATCGACGCTGTTCAGCCCCTGTACAGCAAGTATGGAGAGGGATATGAAGACCTGATTTCTTCAATTCACGCCATAGACTAAGCTAAAAAATCACATAAATGGGACTGTCGATGGATCTCATCGGCAGTCCATCTTTAAAAAATATATTGGAAGAAAAGATGACTGGAAGAGAAAGAATCCTGGCGGTTCTGAATAAGCAAGTCCCGGATCGCATCCCTGTTACCTTCTTCGTTCAGGAAGAATACCTTTCCTGGTTTTATCCTGAACGAAAGAATATAAGTAGGGTTTCAGATGCGGTGGACTGTGCCCGCCATTATGGTTTTGACATAATAACAAGAGACAATAAATACACCAAACCATACTGGCTGAATAAATCTTATCCGAACTGGGAAGTCCAAGAGGAGACTTGGATTGAAAATGACATTTATTACAGAAAAACTGCTATCAAAACACCCGGCGGTACACTGGACCAGATAGAAACAGCCCCGAATGATCCTCGGATTCTGAAGGGCGTACATTTTCATATGCAGGACTATCTACTCAAAAGTGTAGAATCCTTCGAAATCTTTAAAAAGTACTTTCCAGAGATAGATAAGAGAGAACTTGAGGAACGACGGGAAAGAGCCCGCTACAGTAAAAACATAATCGGAGACCTTGGAATTACCTGCCCCTGGGGTATAGGTGGAGTCTATAACTCTGTTTCCAGTTATAGAAATATTCAAGAACTGTTAATGGACCCTTATATTCAGCCTGATTTTTATCATGATCTGATGGATTTTTTTACAAAATGGATTGTGAAGGATTACCAGATTATGACAGAAACAGAATTCGATGCTCTGGGAATTCAGGGTAATATTGCCAATGGGGCCCTGATGGGAGATGACTTTTTTTCCCAATATATTCTCCCCTATGAAAAGAGAATCAGCGACACAATCAGATCTGGAGGAAAATTTTCAATTTACCATAACTGCGGTTATGCCCACAATCTATATAAAAGCTACAGGGAGCTGGGGATCGATGTCTGGGAAACCGTGGCGCCCTCACCCATGGGTGATAATAATCTGCGAGAGGCACGTAATTTTTTCGGAGAGGATCTCATCCTCTCTGGAAATCTGGATCAGGTAAACTTTCTTAAAAGGGCCACTCCTGATGAGATCAGAGAAACTGTAAAAGAGATCATGTGTCAGGGTAAAAAAGGAGGCGCTTTTTTATTCTCTGCATCAGATTATCTGGAACCGGAAACACCCGAAGAAAATATAAAAGCGGCCGTTTCGGCAGCAATTGAGTGGGGAGGACTGAAATGAATATGGAAAATAAGGAATGGGTCAATAAAAGAAGGATACTGCCCGACGAATTAGAAGGGAAATCCTGGGACTATAAAATCATCAATGCAATATGTGTCTTTTTCCTGACAGTTATGGTCCTGGATGTCTCCATCATTGTGGCAGGACGTTTCATCTTTCATAAGACACCCGGATGGGGAGTCCCTGTTGCTCTATTCTGTGTTATCTGGTTTTCCCTCCTCAGTCCGGCTAATGCACTTGCCGATGATCGCCATCTTCGGGTCAGTTACTTTCTTGATCGCTTCTCAGAAGAACTTCGGAGCATAATGAATTTTCTGTTTTATACAATTTTTTTCGGAATTGCTCTTTTTATGATCATTAAGGGTGTAGGACTGACCTTGCAGACCAGAGGAAGTATTATCCCCGGTTTGAATATCTCTCAGTCCTTTCGCTATGCCGCCATCCCGGTCAGCGGGATTGCCCTGTTTTTAGTCACCCTCAGAAAATGTTTAAGAAAGGACAGAATATGACCACGGAAGCCTTAAAGCCATTTATACATATAAAGAAAAGAAGAGCCTACAGAATAGGAACAGTCCTTTTTGCTCTGACTCTGATTGTACTCTATTATTTGGGATGGAAAGAGAATACCGATATGATGTATTCGGACAACCAGAAGATCATTGCGACTCTCATGCTGGTTCTCTCCTTTATGGTACTGACTTTCACCGGTCTACAGATTGCCTACTCCGTTTTGATTGCTGCCATCATCACAACCTTTTATCTGGGACTGCCTCTGAAAATAGTGGCTCAGAATATGCTGAAAGGAATTGACAGTTACGCCCTTCTGGCAGCTCCATTTTTTATGGTAGCCGGAGAAATCATGGGTTCCGGTGGAATTTCTACACGACTGATTCGTCTTTCCCGAAGTCTTGTAGGTTGGATACGGGGAGGTCTGGCTCATGTGAATATTGTATCCAGCATGTTTTTCGGAGGTATCTCCGGTTCTTCTGCAGCCGATACAGCCTCCATCGGGACAATAATGATTCCTATGATGGAAAAAGAGGGGTATGACACAGATTTTGCAACCGCTGTCACCATGGCAAGCTCCGTTCAGGGGATTCTTATACCACCGAGTCACAATATGGTCCTTTATGCATTGGCCGTCGGTTCGGTCTCTATCGGAAAACTTTTTCTGGGAGGTATGATTCCCGGAATCTTTCTTGGTATCGCTCTGATGATTTACTCCTACATTATCTCTGTGAAAAAGAATTACCCTAAGGATCACCGTTTTGATATAAAAGAGATGATATTGGCCGCTAAGGATGCCATCTGGGGCCTGATTACTGTATTAATTGTTGTTGTGGGTGTGATAGGTGGGATTTTTACGGCTACCGAATCTGCAGCCATTGCCGTTGTCTGGGCCTTTATTGTGACTTTTTTTATCTATAGAGAGATATCGTTCAAGTCTTTCTATCAAATCATGACCAGAGCCCTCAAAACCCTTTCTATCGTTATGATCCTGGTAGCCTGTGCCAAAGCATTCGGCTATGTCGTAGCCTATCTTCAGATTCCCACCATGGTTGCCAACGGACTTTTGTCCTTATCTGATAACAAATATATCATTCTCCTGCTGATAAACCTGCTTATGCTTGTACTGGGAATGATTATGGATATGGCTTCGTTAATCCTGATTCTGGCACCGATTCTGGCTCCTGTGGCGGTCCAATTAGGGATAGATCCCGTGCATTTCGGTGTCATAATGATTCTAAATCTGGGAATCGGTTTGATTACTCCCCCTGTTGGAAGCACACTCTTCATTGGAAGCGCCATAGCGGGGATACCCATAGAAAAAGTTGCGAAATCGATGCTGCCCTTTTTCATCGTTATGCTTCTCACACTGATGGTTGTGACCTATGTACCCATCGTTGTCATGGGTCTGCCAAATCTGCTGATGCCCTGAGGAGAGAGAATAATGAAGGAGAATAAAATGAAATTTGATGTGACTTTTCACCCATCCTGGTGGAATGAAAAACTGGGAATCAGTTTTTCAGAAGAGTTTTTCGATAATCCCCGATACCGGATTGAATCGGATCTGAGGATGAGGAAATTTTTCTTTGAGAAATTCGGAAAATGGGGCATCGGGGAAGAAACACCATCACCAAGACCCCTGCTGGGAAGTGATCTGATAGCCAGCGGTTACCTCTTTTCCCAACTCCTGGGATGTGAGGTACGCTTTGGGGAAAACATACCGCCTGAAGTTCTTAGTGCCGGACTGACTGACGATGAGGCCGCCGGCTTCATAGCGCCGAACATCAAGGAGTCTCCTCTATGGCAAAAAGTGGAGGAGCAGATAAGCTGGCTTCTGAAGGAGTATGGACAGGTCCATTCGGCCCTGAATCTGCAGGGAGTATTAAATCTGGCTCTTGATCTGAGGGGAGAATCAATTTTTATTGATATGTACCAGGATAAGAATCTTGCAGAAAGACTTCTGAATCAATGTTTTGAACTCTTAGCCTCCAGCGGTAAGAGACTGAGCGATGTTTCCTATTCTTTATCCGGAGGTGTTACAGCCATAACCAACTCTCTGGATATGACTGGACTCTATGTTCATTCCAACTGTTCAGTGGAAATGGTTTCTTTAGAAAACTATAGAGACTTCCTTCAGGAATATGATATAAGACTGTCCGGGATGTTCCAACCATATGGAATACATCACTGTGGACAGTCTATGGAACATGTTGTAGGGGGCTATGCCGCTGTACCTGAACTGAGCTTTGCCGAAGTCGGGGCAGGATCTGATATAGAGACTGTCAGGAAATTTCTTCCTGATTGCTGGCTGAATCTCCGCTATTCACCTGTTCGTCTGGCTAAAGTGGAGGCAAAAGAATTAAAGGAGGAGCTGCGGGATATGTACCGGCAGGCTGGTGGAAAGGGATCTGAGACATCCATCTCCTGTGTGGGAATTGATTCTTCTGTTCCCGACAGACAGGTGGATCTCTTTCTTGAAATTGCGAAGGAGCTGGGAGACTCATGAAAGACAGCTTTGATACATCTAAGGCCGATTCACAGGGAACAAAAATCAAACGACTCTCTGTAAGGGATTTTGATATACAAAAATACCAGGACTATGAATCTATGCTGCTTGAAAAGTGCCGGGAATTCACTTTGAAGGAAGAAGGAGTCGCCGTATACAGAAGATTCAGGGTCCCTGAAGTCTATTCCTGGGCTTGCTCAGATAAAAAACGATCCCTGGAACTGCAATTATCAGCACTGCAGACGAGTATGTCCTTTAAAACAGATATTCCGAATTTTCTGGAACCCTGGTATGGAATTGGTGTCATTTCCAGTGCTTTCGGAGTTCCCTATATATGGAAAGATGATCAGGCACCTGCTGTGGATGGTCAGTTTAAAACAGCAAAAGAAGCATTGAGTCACAGGCTCTGTTCTGTGGCAGAAAGCCGGGAAGGGAAACATGTACTGGAAATGATTGAGTATTTTCTGGATCAGACAAAAGGGAAAATCCCTATGAGTCTGACAGATACACAATCTCCTCTGAATATTGCCTCTTCCTACCTGATGGATTCGACAGCCTTTATGTATGAAATTTATGATAATCCTGATGACTTGAAAGAACTTATGATTGTCATCGCGGAGATGGAAAAGGACTTTATTCAAAAACAATTAGACCTCATCGGAGATGCCCTGGTAAAACCAGGACATGGTTTTGCATCAGCACGGAATTTTTCCGGATTGGGATTCAGTGATGATAATTTCCTGATGTTCAGTGATGAGGATTATAAATCATTTGCCATAGACTCAATGGTAAAGGTATCAGAACAATTTGCAGGTCCCGTATTCCATTCCTGTGGAAACTGGACAGAAAGGTCTTCGCTGATACAGTCTATTCCCTCTCTGCTCATGGCTGATGGGGCCGTGGGAAATCAGACAGATCCATCCCCGAATGATCCGACACAATTGGGAAGGGATTTCGCAGATACAGGGATCATCCTTCATACAAGGATAGTTGGCAATTCTGAAATTGTTTCCCATAACTTTAACAAGCTATGGAGAACCGGGCTCAAGTGCATTGTGGCAACTTACTGCGAAACTCCCGAGGATCAATTTGAGGCATATGCCAGTATCATGAGCATCAGTCAGAAATAATATAAGCTCCGTTATTATTTGCATGTTAACATAGAGTCAGGGTTGTTTCAGCAGCCCTGATTATAGAATGAGGTGACAATGATCCTGATTTATATCCTGGGAAATGTTGTAGCTCCGGCATTTTCCGGCCTGACTCTTTCCATTTTTGCAGCATACTTTATTTTTACACACTCATTAACAACGACAGCCAGTCGTTATTTTGTTGTATACCTGCTCTCATTTGGATTATTCGTGATGCTGCGGCCTGTTCAGCTTTATATGGGGCCTCATCCCATTCCTGTTATCATCAATAGTTTTCGTTCACTTCTGTTTCTTGGTCTGGCTACTCCTGCACTGACAATTGCAAACCTGAATTTCAAATTCCCCATTAAAAAAAAGGTACTCTACAGTATCTGGATTTTCTCTCTTACTCTCGGTTTGATTTATATTTTATTTAATTTTCTTGGTGTTAAGGGATCCAGAATTGCCTATTTTTCAATAGGGCTCCCGGCCTATGAACCATATCTTCCAGAACGTTTCCCTCCCTTTTACAGTAGGGAGGTGACAATCATGACATATATTGTCAGTGGACTTATGATAAGTGCAAGCAGTTTCAACCTTTTCAATTTGCATATTTTTAAAAAAAGAAAAGAGACGAAAACAGAGAGGAAATTCGTTTTCTTTGGTCTGGGAAGCTGTATTCTGGGGGGGAGTATTATCCTGGGAGTCTTGCTGAAGTCTTGGTGGATCTATTATATGGCCTCTCTTTTCAGTACCTTGATTGCCGGCTACGGTATTATAATAGACATTAGAGAAATACAGCTGAAAGTGAACCGAACCCTTCCCTATGTGAAAGAGGAGTTAACCAATCTGATCCGATTTCAACCAGGAAGACAGGAAGAACTTGTTGAGCTCTTTCATATATTGGAGCTCAATACCCGTATCAATACTTTTATTGTTATGGAGTATAAGGGACATATTAACGGGCTGGATCAATTAGATATAATTGACAGGATTATCAGAGATATTGAACCTCTTCTGGCCGAAACTTCGGGGGAAGGTTGTTCTTTCCTGATTCCTATAGGCCGATACAAACTGGGAATCTGTCTTTACCTGAGCCAGAAGAATGAAGCATCTCTGGAATTCTGTGAGAAAATTTTAAACAAATTCAGTACTGAAAAAAATTTAACCACCAGTTTTGGTATTGGAAGGACGGGTCTGGATATGAATGATCTTAGTGATTCATATCATGATGCTATAACCGCCCAGGCTTATTCATCCTTTTACAATAAATCCCAAATTATCCATATCAATGATGTTGAAGATATCAGTAATGGTGAAAAGCGGGTAGTTTATGATCTGAGCGATCTCTCGATCGCGGTTAAAACAGGGAATATTAAAATCAGCTTCAATCAATTCCATTTATACTATGCTTGGATAGTAAAAGCAGCTCGTGGGGATCTGGACAATTTAAAAATGAGAGCTATGCATCTTGTCAGTGCGATCTCTCAGGATGTGATGACCTTAGGAATCCCCGGATATAATATGGCAGAAAAAAGTAATGATTTTTTCAGAGAACTTCTTCAAATTGAGGAACAGGATTCCCTCAGAATTGCCCTGATCAGGATTATGGAAGAAACTGTCAATGCCGTGGCCAAGGTCCAAAAGAACAAACTGAGCGCGACTCTTATCAATACAAAGAAGTATATTGAAGATCATCTGAATGAAAATCTATCAGGCAAAGAAATTGCTATGGCTGTAAATATGAGCCAGAGTTATCTTATCAATGTTTTTAAAAAAGAAACTGGTCTCTCTCTGAATGATTATATCTGTAAGATGAGGATGACCAGAGCGAAGGTGCTTTTATCCACAACAGATGATCCAATTACTGATATAGCTTATGATGTAGGATTTAATGATTCCAATTATTTTTCAACAGTGTTCAGAAAAGCAGTAGGTCACACTCCTTCTACGTATAGAAAATTACAAAGGAATTAGAGTGAATGTATCAGAAATATTTTTACTCGAGGGAACATAATTCAACTGGTGTTTCTCATAATATTTAACTGTATAACATCTCATTATTAATTTCAAAAAATATTGATACCTAATCATAGATAGTTCTGACTTGAAAATGGATGTGACAGCCTTTAATTTATAGCTTGCCTTGGCACTCCAGATGCCTATCCTGTTAATTCATAATATTTGAATGAAAAAAGCCCGGAACACAGGTACCGGGCTTTATTTTTAATTGATACAATTTACTGCTTAAGAAACCCTACGGCCTTAACCCTTATCCTGGTTGCATTCCCGGGGAGATAGGCAAGAGGGACATCATCCACCTCTACAATAGAAATAGTAGATTCATCAGCACCGGCTTTAACAGCTTCTTCGGTTGCGATTTTTTTGGCATCCTCCATGGCTTCATCCCGTGGAATCTGATCAAGAGAATAAACCCGTTCAATCTGACCGCTCACCTGAGAAATAGCAGCACCCAGAGCATTGGCAACACCGAAGCTTTCAGGCCGGATCAACTCTGTGACTCCATCAATCTTATCACCGATCAGAACACTGCCTCCTCCGACTAGTACGACAGGGACAGGATCTTTCGATAGTTTCATCCGATCAATTCCGTTACTGACGGTCTCCATCATTCTATCAAAAACAGCCTGAGCAAACTCCTTATCAATGGATGCCACAAGAGAGGAATCTCCAATCTCCGCCATGCCTAAACGAACGATAATATCCGTTGCGGTTAAGATCTTGCCGCCAAAAACCAATGATTTATCAGTAATTTGGTACCCCACGCTTTCAGGGCCGATGGTAAAATCATTTTCTGTCTGATGGATTATAGTACCACCACCCAGACCGATTGAATTCAGGTCGGGCATCCGGAAGTTTGTTCTGGCACCGCCTATTTCGACAGCCAGAGAGGACTCCCTGGGAAATCCGCCCTTAATCACACCGATATCGCTTGTCGTCCCGCCGACATCCAGAACGATAGCATCCTCTTTCCCACTGAGGAATGAAGCACCACGGATACTGTTTGTAGGTCCGCAGGCTATGGTCAGGATTGGATACTCCACTGCATAATCAATATTCATCAGGGTTCCGTCATTCTGACAGATATAAACAGCAGCATCCGTAACAGCTGCTTCTTTCAAAGCTTTTTGAAAACCTTCTGCCATGACCCTGGCCACTTTATTAAGAGATGCATTCAGGATTGTGGCATTTTCTCTTTCCAGAATACCGATTGAGGCAATCTCGTTTGAAACAGTCACAGGAATATCACCCAGAGTCTCTTTCACAATTGCAAGCGCCCTATCTTCATGTGCTGAAGACACAGGAGAGAATACACTTGTGATGGCCACAGCCTCCGCCTTACCCTTCATGTCGGCACAGGCCTGACGGATCTCTTCTTCATCCAGGGGAAAAATCTCTCTTCCGTCGAATTCATGACCTCCTGTGATCATGTAAGTACCGCAGCTGGCAGCCTCAAGGAGTTCTACGGGCCAGTCAATCATAGGCTCAATACACATTGTGGCAGGCTTTCCGATCCTGATAACGCCGGTTTTAAGCAAGTTTTTTCTGGTAACGATTGCATTGGTCGAATGAGTTGTTCCGAGCATGGCATGTCCGATCTCATCTCTCCGGATATCGACCTGATCCAGTACGGAAACCACTGCCTTGTTTATCCCTGTCATCACATCTTCGCTTGTAGGAGTTTTTATCTGAGAGAGGATGCGGTTCTGATCATCGATCAATACGGCATCCGTGTTGGTACCGCCAACATCAATTCCAAGTTTATAGCTCATGGGAGAGGCTCCTTCGTTTCGGCTAATTTCTCAATCTCCACATAGTCAAGATCGTATCCGAAGTATCGTGGTCCAACCGTTTCCAGCCCTTTGGGACTACGCCATTTAGAATCACAGGGGATTCCGAGAACAAGAACTCTCTGACCATATTTCAGAGATTCCGTTGTGATGGGAACCATGGTATCAAGATCCACAATGCAGATAAGATCGGGAACTGTAGCAACGATATGACCGTCTCTGGCGGCAACCAGATTTTCATTCTGGAAATCAATATCCATGGACATGTCTTTGTAATCATCTACTCCGCTGAGTTTACAAAGCCCACGGTTAAATCCGCCTTCCAGCTTTCGTTCTACATCAGTGATCTTTCCCTTAAATAAAGCATGACCCTTAGTTGTTTCAAGGATTTCCTCTAAAGGCAGGACATTTTTTTCACGTCCTTCCATAATAATGCGGCCGATATCCTCAGAGAAACTCATGATGTTCAAAATGGCTGATTCTTTTACCTGACGTCCGGTCATGGGATAAATGCTGATCATAACAGATGCCCCCATGGACACGGTTAAAACTCGAGCCAAATCTTCGGCCCATTTATTTGTAATGGTATTGAGAATAACCGTATTACCCTTCTCATCGGCTATGACCATGGGACTGGCAGGAATATCATCCAGATGATAAGTAACCATCTGCAGCTCAGGAAAAGCTCTTCCCATACCATCAGCATCTACCAGGGGGATTCCCAACTGGGCTGCAACAGCAATGGGAATCATGGAGTTCACGCCTCCCGCTTCAATGGGGATGGTGGCATAGACCTTTTTCCCAAGCACTCCTTCCAGCCCCTTGAATGCATGAATAAATTCCTGTCCATTAGGGAGCTTTTCAATAATTACAACGGGAGCACCCATCATGGCAGAGGGTACGATCAAAGCATCATCAGGCAGCTCGTCTGCTGATAAAAGGGTAACCGGTCCGTACTTACGCACCGCATCTAATGCCATCAATTTCCCTATATGGGGATCTCCTCCCCCTCCGGTACCTAGAAGAGAAGCCCCGAGGGCCATATGTTCAATCGCTTTTTCATTAAGAATTCGCATCAGCCAGTTTTCCTTTTTTATCAGTTACAAGAGAGAGAACGAGAAAACAAACAGCAGAGACTACAATTGCATTGATCGCACTGCTGCCCCATTTCAGGAAGAGACCTGTAAAGGTTCCCAACAGCCAGGCAATAATACCAACCCAGTTAATGCCTTCTGTGGGAGCCCAGTTCTCTGCTTTTCCCTTATTTCTTATCCAGTAATCTGCAATCATTACACCCGCAATAGGAGTGATACCTGCAGTAAGA
This genomic window from Oceanispirochaeta sp. M1 contains:
- a CDS encoding TRAP transporter substrate-binding protein — encoded protein: MKKLLIILLSLLVLPALLFANGQQASASAEPEQIVLRLGELNPDSHPCGMASHEFARLISERTDGRIKVEVYTSGQLGDQETQINQLVMGALDMYRTNPQFLNDFGVPVMKVLSLPYIFKTVDHCWNVLDSEIGTDFLASIEEANVGLVGVGWYAESARNYFFTDKKVTKVADMKGLKLRVPPSNMYMETTQAFGANPTPIAYSELYSALQTGVVDGAENPLSGYSANKFNEVAGYYTFDGHELSPSIMLFSQVKWEKLSAADQQIVNETWNETEAYIRVITEEVDKKVISDLTAQGIQFYEVDDKQEWIDAVQPLYSKYGEGYEDLISSIHAID
- a CDS encoding uroporphyrinogen decarboxylase family protein — its product is MTGRERILAVLNKQVPDRIPVTFFVQEEYLSWFYPERKNISRVSDAVDCARHYGFDIITRDNKYTKPYWLNKSYPNWEVQEETWIENDIYYRKTAIKTPGGTLDQIETAPNDPRILKGVHFHMQDYLLKSVESFEIFKKYFPEIDKRELEERRERARYSKNIIGDLGITCPWGIGGVYNSVSSYRNIQELLMDPYIQPDFYHDLMDFFTKWIVKDYQIMTETEFDALGIQGNIANGALMGDDFFSQYILPYEKRISDTIRSGGKFSIYHNCGYAHNLYKSYRELGIDVWETVAPSPMGDNNLREARNFFGEDLILSGNLDQVNFLKRATPDEIRETVKEIMCQGKKGGAFLFSASDYLEPETPEENIKAAVSAAIEWGGLK
- a CDS encoding TRAP transporter small permease; amino-acid sequence: MNMENKEWVNKRRILPDELEGKSWDYKIINAICVFFLTVMVLDVSIIVAGRFIFHKTPGWGVPVALFCVIWFSLLSPANALADDRHLRVSYFLDRFSEELRSIMNFLFYTIFFGIALFMIIKGVGLTLQTRGSIIPGLNISQSFRYAAIPVSGIALFLVTLRKCLRKDRI
- a CDS encoding TRAP transporter large permease encodes the protein MFKKGQNMTTEALKPFIHIKKRRAYRIGTVLFALTLIVLYYLGWKENTDMMYSDNQKIIATLMLVLSFMVLTFTGLQIAYSVLIAAIITTFYLGLPLKIVAQNMLKGIDSYALLAAPFFMVAGEIMGSGGISTRLIRLSRSLVGWIRGGLAHVNIVSSMFFGGISGSSAADTASIGTIMIPMMEKEGYDTDFATAVTMASSVQGILIPPSHNMVLYALAVGSVSIGKLFLGGMIPGIFLGIALMIYSYIISVKKNYPKDHRFDIKEMILAAKDAIWGLITVLIVVVGVIGGIFTATESAAIAVVWAFIVTFFIYREISFKSFYQIMTRALKTLSIVMILVACAKAFGYVVAYLQIPTMVANGLLSLSDNKYIILLLINLLMLVLGMIMDMASLILILAPILAPVAVQLGIDPVHFGVIMILNLGIGLITPPVGSTLFIGSAIAGIPIEKVAKSMLPFFIVMLLTLMVVTYVPIVVMGLPNLLMP
- a CDS encoding uroporphyrinogen decarboxylase family protein, which encodes MKDSFDTSKADSQGTKIKRLSVRDFDIQKYQDYESMLLEKCREFTLKEEGVAVYRRFRVPEVYSWACSDKKRSLELQLSALQTSMSFKTDIPNFLEPWYGIGVISSAFGVPYIWKDDQAPAVDGQFKTAKEALSHRLCSVAESREGKHVLEMIEYFLDQTKGKIPMSLTDTQSPLNIASSYLMDSTAFMYEIYDNPDDLKELMIVIAEMEKDFIQKQLDLIGDALVKPGHGFASARNFSGLGFSDDNFLMFSDEDYKSFAIDSMVKVSEQFAGPVFHSCGNWTERSSLIQSIPSLLMADGAVGNQTDPSPNDPTQLGRDFADTGIILHTRIVGNSEIVSHNFNKLWRTGLKCIVATYCETPEDQFEAYASIMSISQK
- a CDS encoding AraC family transcriptional regulator: MILIYILGNVVAPAFSGLTLSIFAAYFIFTHSLTTTASRYFVVYLLSFGLFVMLRPVQLYMGPHPIPVIINSFRSLLFLGLATPALTIANLNFKFPIKKKVLYSIWIFSLTLGLIYILFNFLGVKGSRIAYFSIGLPAYEPYLPERFPPFYSREVTIMTYIVSGLMISASSFNLFNLHIFKKRKETKTERKFVFFGLGSCILGGSIILGVLLKSWWIYYMASLFSTLIAGYGIIIDIREIQLKVNRTLPYVKEELTNLIRFQPGRQEELVELFHILELNTRINTFIVMEYKGHINGLDQLDIIDRIIRDIEPLLAETSGEGCSFLIPIGRYKLGICLYLSQKNEASLEFCEKILNKFSTEKNLTTSFGIGRTGLDMNDLSDSYHDAITAQAYSSFYNKSQIIHINDVEDISNGEKRVVYDLSDLSIAVKTGNIKISFNQFHLYYAWIVKAARGDLDNLKMRAMHLVSAISQDVMTLGIPGYNMAEKSNDFFRELLQIEEQDSLRIALIRIMEETVNAVAKVQKNKLSATLINTKKYIEDHLNENLSGKEIAMAVNMSQSYLINVFKKETGLSLNDYICKMRMTRAKVLLSTTDDPITDIAYDVGFNDSNYFSTVFRKAVGHTPSTYRKLQRN
- a CDS encoding hydantoinase/oxoprolinase N-terminal domain-containing protein yields the protein MSYKLGIDVGGTNTDAVLIDDQNRILSQIKTPTSEDVMTGINKAVVSVLDQVDIRRDEIGHAMLGTTHSTNAIVTRKNLLKTGVIRIGKPATMCIEPMIDWPVELLEAASCGTYMITGGHEFDGREIFPLDEEEIRQACADMKGKAEAVAITSVFSPVSSAHEDRALAIVKETLGDIPVTVSNEIASIGILERENATILNASLNKVARVMAEGFQKALKEAAVTDAAVYICQNDGTLMNIDYAVEYPILTIACGPTNSIRGASFLSGKEDAIVLDVGGTTSDIGVIKGGFPRESSLAVEIGGARTNFRMPDLNSIGLGGGTIIHQTENDFTIGPESVGYQITDKSLVFGGKILTATDIIVRLGMAEIGDSSLVASIDKEFAQAVFDRMMETVSNGIDRMKLSKDPVPVVLVGGGSVLIGDKIDGVTELIRPESFGVANALGAAISQVSGQIERVYSLDQIPRDEAMEDAKKIATEEAVKAGADESTISIVEVDDVPLAYLPGNATRIRVKAVGFLKQ
- a CDS encoding DUF917 domain-containing protein — encoded protein: MRILNEKAIEHMALGASLLGTGGGGDPHIGKLMALDAVRKYGPVTLLSADELPDDALIVPSAMMGAPVVIIEKLPNGQEFIHAFKGLEGVLGKKVYATIPIEAGGVNSMIPIAVAAQLGIPLVDADGMGRAFPELQMVTYHLDDIPASPMVIADEKGNTVILNTITNKWAEDLARVLTVSMGASVMISIYPMTGRQVKESAILNIMSFSEDIGRIIMEGREKNVLPLEEILETTKGHALFKGKITDVERKLEGGFNRGLCKLSGVDDYKDMSMDIDFQNENLVAARDGHIVATVPDLICIVDLDTMVPITTESLKYGQRVLVLGIPCDSKWRSPKGLETVGPRYFGYDLDYVEIEKLAETKEPLP